Genomic DNA from alpha proteobacterium U9-1i:
CCACCACCGCCTTGAGGTCGAGCCCAATCCGGGTCAAGTCCAGGTCGCCGGATTTCGAGCATAGAGTATTGGCTTCGCGCGTGAGCTCCTGCCCCAAAAAGTCGAGCTTACGTCCCACAGGTTCCGCGCTTTTCAGCAGCGCACGCAATTCGCCGGCGTGCGCGGCCAAGCGGTCAACCTCTTCCTGAACATCGGCCTTGGACGCCACCACCGCTGCCTCCTGTGCGAGACGTTGCGGATCCAACTGTACGTCCGCCGACAGCGCCGCCAAGCGCGTGCGAATACGCTCGGCGATCGCCGCGGGTGCGGCGGCAGCTGAGGAGCGTGCAGCAGCGATGCCCGCGTCCAGGCGATCCGCCAACTGCGTGAGCGCGCTCGCGAGCATTCGCCCTTCGGCGCGCCGCGCCTCGTTCAAGCCATCCAACGCAGCGTTCAAGCTTGCAAGCAGCGCCGCGTCCAACGACGTCCGCGCGCCTTCATCAATCACGTCGTCTTCGGCGCTCAGAACGCCTTTGAGCGCAAGCATGCCGTCCCAGCGCGGCTTCTCCACACGATCACCGAACGTCTCTCCGGCCTGCAAAAAGCGTTCGACGAGTTTGAGATCGATCTTAACCGGGGCGGTCTCACCCGCGTCACGCGCGATGCTCAACGACGCCTGCAGCGAGCCACGTTTGAAGCGCGCGCTCGCCGCCGCACGCGCGGCCGGCTCCAGCCCATCGAAGCCAGGCGGCAGGCGCAACTTCATATCGAGCGCGCGCCCATTGACGCTTTTTGCTTCCCATACCCAGCGCACGCCGCCATGCGCGCCCTCGGCCCGGGCAAACCCGGTCATGCCAGAAATGCTCATGCGGGCTGCTTACAGAGGAATCGCGCCCCGCGCACCTAAGCTGCGCGTTGGAACACCCTCAGCCGCCGCCCTCGCCCGCGCCGCGTGGAATCGGCTGATAGTCGCGCACGAAACGTTCCAGCAGCCGAACGGAAAATCCGGCCGAACCTGCGGGTTTCCAATCGTTGGCGCCGCCGAACGCGACGCTGGCGATATCGAGGTGCGCCCACGGCACTTCGCGGCTGATGAACTCGCCGATGAAATAGGCGCCTGTCCCGCCGCCGGCTCCGCCATCGACGCCAGAGTTCTTGATGTCGGCGATGGTGGAGCGCGACGCCTCGGCGTAGCTCGAATGCAGAGGCAGGCGCCATACCCGCTCGCCCGTAGCGCGGCCGGCGGCGTCGAGTTGATCTGCGAGCGCATCGTGGCGGCTAAACATGCCGGCGTAATCATCGCCGACAGCTTGCGTCATCGAGCCGGTAAGCGTCGCGACATCGACTACGGCCGCGGGATTGAGATGCGCATCTGCGTAAGAAAGCGCGTCCGCCAGAACCAAGCGTCCTTCCGCATCGGTCGAGAGAATTTCGATTGTTTTGCCGTTCATCGCCGTGAGCACATCGCCCGGGCGGATCGCCCCGCCGTCCGGCATATTCTCCGCCAAGGCCGCGATCGCCACAACGTTCACCGGCGCGCCCGCACGAGCGAGCGCGAGCACTGCGGCGGTAACACTGGCCGCGCCTGACATATCCATCTTCATGTTGGACATGCCTTCATTACCTTTGATCGATATCCCGCCGGAATCGAAAGTGATCCCCTTGCCGGCGAGCACGATCGGCCCGCCAGCGGGGGCGCCTTGACCGGAATAGCGCACGATCATCATGCGCGGCGGACGCTCCGAACCGCGTCCAGAATTGACGATCGCGCCCATGCC
This window encodes:
- a CDS encoding protein YicC, with amino-acid sequence MSISGMTGFARAEGAHGGVRWVWEAKSVNGRALDMKLRLPPGFDGLEPAARAAASARFKRGSLQASLSIARDAGETAPVKIDLKLVERFLQAGETFGDRVEKPRWDGMLALKGVLSAEDDVIDEGARTSLDAALLASLNAALDGLNEARRAEGRMLASALTQLADRLDAGIAAARSSAAAAPAAIAERIRTRLAALSADVQLDPQRLAQEAAVVASKADVQEEVDRLAAHAGELRALLKSAEPVGRKLDFLGQELTREANTLCSKSGDLDLTRIGLDLKAVVDQIKEQAANAE
- a CDS encoding cytosol aminopeptidase PepA → MLRSKLFAAVAPAILAAAVMAPSAADAQPNRSAPGTNAGERAAQPVRRAVSFATQVGAASGTLVLPLAAEGDLATRGAFLSAAERASITAALTSAQFKYNAREALALRGIGGWSRIQIVGIGEDADAEDYQRLGAVTGRALMNERGTLTVVTNGLSAEAVSEITTGLGIGEYRSDLYNTGERTPEHMGATTIVSDRSAEAQALYNGRGRHIVDAMVFARDLSNEPANIIYPESFVARTRAAFQGVAGVQIQVLDVPAMERLGMGAIVNSGRGSERPPRMMIVRYSGQGAPAGGPIVLAGKGITFDSGGISIKGNEGMSNMKMDMSGAASVTAAVLALARAGAPVNVVAIAALAENMPDGGAIRPGDVLTAMNGKTIEILSTDAEGRLVLADALSYADAHLNPAAVVDVATLTGSMTQAVGDDYAGMFSRHDALADQLDAAGRATGERVWRLPLHSSYAEASRSTIADIKNSGVDGGAGGGTGAYFIGEFISREVPWAHLDIASVAFGGANDWKPAGSAGFSVRLLERFVRDYQPIPRGAGEGGG